The Gemmatimonadota bacterium DNA window CGTGACCTCGCCGGAAGCCCAGGCCATCATCGGCGGATACCGGAAATACGGCCAGCAGCTGTTCACGCCGTCCGCGACGGACTAAAGCGCACGAAGCAGAGGAGGTATTAAATTGATACGCATCGGCATCCTGGGCATCGGTTTCATGGGGACGACTCACTTCATGGCGATCAAGCACCTGGCCAACGCGCAGGTGGGGGCCATATGCACCCGGGACGAACGGAAGCTGAGCGGTGACTGGCGGCATATCCAGGGCAACTTCGGGGGCGGAGGCGGCGTGCAGGACCTTACAGGCATCCGTACCTGTACCGATATCGACGAGGTGCTGGGCGACCCGGACATCGACCTGGTCGACGTGTGCCTGCCCACGGCCCTGCACCACGACGTCGTCCTGCGCGCGCTGGACGCCGGCAAGGACGTCATCGTCGAGAAACCCATCGCCCTCGGGCTGGACGAGGCGGACCGCATGATCGACCGGGCGGGGGAAGCCGGCAGGACCCTGATGGTCGCCCACGTGCTGAAGTTCTTCCCCGAGTTCGCCTTCCTCAAGGCCGCCATCGACGACCGCCGCTACGGCCGCCTGCTGGGCCTGCACCTCAAGCGGGTCATCTCCAAACCCCTCTGGGGAGAGGGCAACTGGTTCGGAGACTACGAGCGCACGGGCGCGGCAGGCATCGACCTGCACATCCACGACACCGACTACCTGCGGTACCTCTTCGGCATGCCGGACAGCGTGCACGCCGACGGCAGGACGAGTCCGAACGGCTACGTGCTCTACCTGAATACGCAGTACGGATACGACGACCGGGACATCACCGTCTCGTCCCAGTGCGGGGCCATCAGCTCGGCCGCCTTCGAACACGGATACGACGCCTATTTCGAGGAAGGCACGCTCTGGTACAACGTGCTCTCCGAACGGCCGGTCACGCTCTACACGCCCGACGGCGGCCGAACCGAACCGGTAATCGACTTTCCCGAAGCCTTCGAGGCCCAGTTGGGATATGCCGTCGACGCCCTGGAAAACGGCACGGAGCCCGACCTGGTCTCGGCCGGCGCGGCCCGCGACGCTCTGCGGATCTGCCACGGAGAGGCCGAATCGGTGAAGACGGGGAAGACCGTGCGGTTCCCGGACTGAACCGACCGAATTTCTACTATGCCCCAGCTGCATTTCGGCACCGGCCGAACTCTCATCACGCCGCCAGTGGGGATTGAGCTCTGCGGATACGGTCCCTACCTCGAGCGGCGGTCCACCGCGGTACACCAGGACCTTCATTGCACGGCCCTGGCCTTTTCGGACGGGGACCGGACTTTCGTTTGGGTATCGAACGACCTCGTGTGGACGGACCGCTCCCTGGTCGACGAGACCCACCGCATCGTCCGCGACCGGTACGGCCTCGACCCGGTCCGCGTAGTCATCACCAACACCCATACCCATTCCGGCCCGGCCACCATGAAGACCGTGGCCTGGGGAAAATGGGACGAAGATTACACGGCGGGGTTGCCGGCTTTGTTCGCCGGCGCCATTGGGCAGGCCGTGTCGAACCTGGAACCCGGGCGTATCGGGTTCGGGAGAACGCCCGTGCCGGACCTCTCGGTCAACCGGGTCGACGAGGGCGGGGAAGCCGACGGGGAAGCGCTGCTGATACGCATCGACGATTCCCGTGGCCGGATGCGCGCCGCCGCGATCAATTTCGGCGCCCACCCCGTTACACTCGGCGCCGACTCCTTAATCTGCGGCGACTATCCGGCCGATGCCATCGGGAAAATGGAGCAGGATCGGAAAGGCCTGCGTGTGCTGTTTTTTCAGGGGAGTTGTGGCGACCTCAACTGCCGGGGATTCGGCGATGGCATGGATAGGATGAAGTCGAACGGTTCCCTCCTCCGCGATCATGTCCTGCCCGCCCTGGACGAAATCGGGACGGACCCGGAGGTCGACCTGGACGGCGACACCTTCGAGGTCGCGCTACCCATGGAAGTCCCGGACCGGGCGGACCGGGCGGCGCTCGAGTCGGAACTAGCCGATAGTCGCGACCATCTCGAGGCTGCGGGCATTGATGCGGATCCCGCGGACCTGCGCAAACTGCGTTTCGAGGCGGACTGGCGTGCACAGCGCCTCGGCCTGCTCGACGGCCCCCATCCGCAGCGGCTGGAATTCCGCGTTTCGTGGATGCGCGTCAACGATGCCGTGTTGATCGCCCATCCGCTGGAATTGTTCCTGACCTACGGTAAGCAGGTCCAGTCAGCCTCCCCTTACCCAAACACCATGATCATAGGGTACGCCAACGAGACCGTCGGCTACCTGGCGCGGCCGCAGGACTTCGACCAGGAAGGATTCGGCTGGTACGCCGCGGTGTTCGCGCCACGGATCTGCCGTCATCTGCCCTTCGAACCCGATGCGGGCACCGTGTTTCGTGATCACCTCATCGCCCTGCTTCACCGGATCAGGCAACGGGAAACATCTACCGACTGAATGTTCGACAAAACTGCCATTGTTTCGGTTATTGCGACTCCTTTGAACTGTTCGTTGCGGAGATGCTCATGTGACCTTCTACCCGGCCCAGCCGGCCGTTCATGTCGTGCATCTCCCCATGTAGCGACTTGATCTCACCGAAGACCGCCATCCGATCGGTACGCATCTCCTCGCGTAAGGTGCTGAATCCAGCGTGCATCTCCTCACGAAGCGATTTGATCTCACCGAAAATGACTACCCGGTCCGCACGCATCTCTACGTGTAAGGTATTGACTTTTTTATCCATCTCTACGCGCAGAGACTTCGTGATCCGTCCCGTTGAGGTCACTATTCCGAGCAACAGGACCCCCGCCGCGCAAATCACCTGGGTAATCACCATGAATTCCGTCATTTGATTCTACAGCCCCCTTTCCTGGACGCGACCCTGCGTTGACAACGCTCGATAGTACACTATCTTAAAATCAGCCGGCTGCCGTACCGTCCTGAACGTACCTGACCCGGGCATGAAGTCTACGGCCATGGTTCGATCGGGACCCGGAACCGGCAACAGCGACCGGCAACCGTGTTTAAAGGGTTAGTCATTGGCATTTACCGTAACCTCGTAATAAAAAAGCTCCTGTAACACATCCGACCTCTGAAAGGGCCGATCATGTCCATAACCGGTTTCACCAGGACGGGTTTGATCCTGTCGTTTATATTGCTCATTACGCCTGCTTCAGCGGTATACGCCAACGGCGAAACGGTTCTCCGGGAAGCAGCCGGACCGACCGCGCCGACCGACCCGCCCGCACAGTCTTCGGCGTCCGCACCGACCAACCCACCCGCGCAGTCATCGGCTTCCGCGCCGACCGATCCGCCCCGGCTCGCGGTGCTGATCATCATCGACCAGTTCCGCCACGACTACCTGCAGCGGTTCGACGACCTCTTCGTGGAGGACGGATTCCGCCGGTTCATGGACCGCGGCGCATGGATGCAGGACGCCCGTTTCACGCATGTGCACGCCTCCACTTCACCGGGCCACAGCGTGGTCACCTCCGGCACCTACGCCTACAAGACGGGGATGGTCAACAACGCGTGGTACAGCCGGTCCACGGGGGTGTTTCGGCCGTCGCTGGTAGATCCGGAAAGCCACATCCTCGGATTGTGGCCCACCGCGACCGGACGCGCCTCCACACGGGAACTGGTCGGCTCTTCCCTGGCGGATGAACTGCGCATGGCCACGCGCTACCGGGGCAAGGCCATCACGATATCACTCAAGGACTACAGCGCCATGATCTCCGCCGGGAAGCTGGGCGCGCCATACTGGTTTGAAGCGGGCCTGGGCCGGATCACATCGAGCAGCTTCTTCATGGACGACCTGCCCGACTGGGTCAAGCGCTTCAACGACCGGAACATCCCTAACCAGTCCTTTGGTCGCACATGGGACCGCCTGCTGCCGGAGGAACTGTACCTGGAACGGGCGGGGAAAGACGTCCGGGAGGGCGAGGAGGACAACCGGAACAGCGGGATCGTCTTTCCTCATGTGACGAAAGGCGGCCTGGAGGAACCGGGACCCCGTTACTGGAACGCCTTCAAGCACACACCCTGGTCCACGGACTACCAGCTGGAATTCGCCCGGCAGGCGATCATCGAGGAAGAACTGGGGCAGGATGATACCCCGGACGTCCTGGTCATCAGTCTCTCCGCCAATGACTACATCGGCCACGATTTCGGCCCATTCAGCCAGGAATCCATGGACGCCACCCTGCGCACGGACCGGCAACTGGCGGACTTCTTCGCCTTCCTCGACGAGCGGGTCGGGCGTGACCGCACCCTCCTGGTCCTGACGGCCGACCACGGCGCACTGGAACTGCCGGAGCAGTTGGCGCTCAGGGGTCTGGAGGCCGGACGGGCCGGTCCCGAACCGCTGACGGCCCTGGTGGAGGAGGCCCTGGACGGGCTGCACGGGGAAGACGACTGGGTCCTGCACGTGGCGGAATCGGGCGTGTACCTGAACTGGGAGGCCATCGACAGCCGCGGCCTGAGCCGGGCCGACGTGGAAGAGACGGCGGCCGCGGCCGTCGTGACCCATCCGGCCGTATGGAAGGCCTATACGCGCCACCGAATCGAGCGGCGGCTGCTGCCGGAATCAGACCTCACGAAGACGGTCTATCACAGCTTCCATTCCGAGAACAGCGGCGACATCATGCTCATCTCCACGCCCTTCTACCTGCTGCTGGGCGAATACGGGTCGGCCACGGTGGGCACCTCCCACGGATGGCCCCACGACTACGATACGCACATACCGATCATGTTCCACGGCCCGTGGATCGCACCCGGCCACTACCGGAACCGCGTCGACGCGGCGGACATCACGCCGACGATCTGCAACCTGCTGCGGATCACCCTGCCGTCGAACCGCGACGGGCGCATACTGGGCGAGATCCTCAGGTAGGCGTGCCGGCGGCGCGCCGGAACTTCAGTACACTTCGGGGATGAACCGCTGGTCGTCCATGGGGGGGCGGACGTAACCGGAGTCGGTATCGCGGTCCGGCAGATCGATTTTCGACGTAGGAGGATCCTTGTCGTAGGGGAAGAGGCTGAGCAGGTGGGTGATACAGTTCAGGCGCGCGCGGCGCTTGCTGTCCGACGGCACGACGTACCATGGCGCCTGCTTGATGTCGGTGTAGTTCATCATCTCGTCCTTGGCGTGCGAATACTCGTCCCACTTCATGTAGGACTGCAGGTCCATATCGCTGAACTTCCAGCTTTTCAGGGGATCCTTGATCCGGTTCTTGAACCGCCGTGCCTGCTCCTTCGCGCTCACTGAGAACCAGTACTTGATCACGTGGATGTCGGAGCGGACGAGCATGCGTTCGAACTCGGGGCAGGACCGGAGGAACTCGCGGTACTCCTCCTCCGTGCAGAACCCCATCACCCGGTCGACGCCCGCGCGGTTGTACCAGCTCCGGTCGAAGAGGACGATCTCGCCGGCCGAAGGCAGTTGGGCGACGTACCGCTGGAAATACCACTGCGACTGTTCCCGGTCCGTCGGCTTGGCCAGGGCGGCCACGCGGCAGACGCGGGGATTGAGCCGCGCGATGATGCGGGAGATGGTGCCGCCCTTGCCGGCCGCGTCGCGGCCCTCGAAGATGACCACCACCTTCAGGCCATGGTCGACCACCCATTCCTGGAGCTTGGACAACTCGACCTGCAACCGGGCCAGTTCCTTCTCGTAGTGTTTCTGCTTAAGTTTCTTCTTCGTTTTCTTTTCCCGGGTCTCAGGATGATTCCCGTCGAGTTTATTCACGCGCGTTCCTCCTCGTATCGCGAAGGGCCGACTGGTCGACGACCGGTTACCCGGCCCGTGACCGGCCGCTTTGTCACGGTCCATGCCAAGCCGCCCGGTCCGTCCGGGTCTCCTCAGCTTCCGCTCATCGTGAACCGCACGCCCATCCGGTCGAGCTCGTCGATCATCGTATCGAAACCGTCCCCGTAAATCGCCTGCTCGGGGGTAACGAAGGGTCGGCCGGGATGGGGCAGGTCTCCCCGGGCCGTCATCCGTGCGCCGATGGCCGCGGTGAAGGCCGTGGTCCGCGCCATGGAGGTGAAACCCGTCACTTCGTCGTACCGGTCGACCATCTCGGCCGTACGCGTGGCGGGCCGTCCGTCCTTCTCGCCGATCGCGGTGACGCGGAACGTCGTGATGTCGCGGTCCTCCGGGACCATTTTCACCCGGGGAAAGAGCACGGCGTCCACCACGTGCTTGGGGATCACGCTGGTGCCGTCCACGTCCACTGGCTCCTCGCTCAGCAGGCCCAGCTCGCGCAGCACGGTCACCTTGTGCGAATACCCCGGCCAGCGCACGGTCTTCTGCGTGCCGGTGCGCAGGCCTTTCAGCACATCCAACTCGAGGAGCCAGGGGAAGAACCCCTCGTGCCAGGCTTCGCAGTCCCCCACGCCGTCGAAGGAAACCGGTTCCGGGTCGGAGTAGCGGGGGACGTCCACGAGACGCCCGTCCTTCACCATCCGGGCCGTGGAATCACGGAGGGGCAGGCGCTTGCCGCCGAAGACGATCTTGTACCCCAGGGGCGGTTCGGGCCGCGTGGGAATGCCTCCGCACTGTATGTGCAGTTCGTCCGTCCGGTCGAGCTGCTCCGCCAGGCGGCGGCCCAGGATTTCGGTCAGTCCCGGCTCCAGCCCGCAACCCAGGATGACGAAGCCCCGCGAACCGGAAAAGCGCGCCTTCATGGCGTCGAGTTCGTCCCGCGGCACTCCGGCAATGTCCAGTCGGGTAAGGTCCATGTACGGCATGCCCGCTTCGAGAGCGAGCGGAAAAGCCGTCATGCTCGCCTCCCTGGGCAGGGCCGCCACGCCCGCCGCGTGATCCCTCATCACGGCAATGGATTCGTCCCGGTCGTTCATGTCCAGTCGACGGTAGGCGACCTTGTTCGCCCCCGGCTTGTCCCGCAGCGTTTCGCGGCAGGCCCCGAGCTGGTCATCGCTGAGATCGCAGACCGTAACGCATTCCACCTCATCGTCCACCATGGCGTTGTACGCCGCCGCGGGTCCCATCAGGCCGCTGCCGATCACGAGTATACGCACGGGTGCCTCCGTAATGGATCAAACCTGTCGGAACGCAGGTAAAAAGCATGTTGTGGTAGTGACAGCGTCGGAAGTCAGGATCACAATTAGCACGCTGGAAGGGGATCGCGTCAAGGCCAATCTGGCCGGGATGCCGCACCGGATAAACCTTGATCCGGTCCCCCGGCGCCTGTATCTTGGCGCTTACGTTTTCCTCCAAATACCCATCGTATCCGAGCCTCATTCCATGTCAGGAACTGATGATGAATCGAGTCCATCCTCGCGCGTTTTCCGCAGTCTTCCTCTTCGCCTTCGGCCTGGTCTGTGCCCTTGTCCCCGGTACCGTCCGGGCGCAGGACCTTCCATTCGCCATGGAGGTCCGCGTGCCCGGCGTCGAATCCTACGACCCGGCCATCCCCCGTCCTGAATCGGTAATCGGCCACGTGGTGGGCGACACGCACACGCGGTCCCACCTGGTGGCCGCCTACTACCGGGCGGTGGCCGAAGCCTCGGACCGCGTCGTGGTAAGCCGCCACGGCGCCACCTACGAGGGACGCCAGTTGTACCACGCCGTGGTGACATCGCCGGCCAACCATGGGCGCCTGGAAGAAATCCGTCTGGCCAACCTCCGGCTGTCCGACGCGCCGGGCGAGGTGTCGGACGCCATGATCGAGACCATGCCCGTCGTCGTCCACATGGGCTACGGTGTGCACGGCAACGAGGCCAGCGGACCCGAGGCGGCCATGCTGGTGCTCTACCACCTGGCCGCGGGCCGCGGACCGGCCGTGGACGGCCTGCTGGACCGCGCCGTGATCATCATGGACCCCAACTACAACCCGGACGGGCGGGACCGTTTCGTCAACTGGGTCAACGCCAACCGGGGCCGGGTCGCCACGCAGGACGGCCAGGACCGGGAGCACGCGGAACCGTGGCCGGGCGGGCGGACCAACCACTACTGGTTCGACCTGAACCGGGACTGGCTCGTGGCGCAGCACCCTTCATCGAAGGGCCGGGTGGGTCTCTTCCACCACTGGCGCGCCCAGGTGCTGACCGACGTCCACGAAATGGGCAGCAACGCCACCTATTTCTTCCAGCCCGGCATCCCGAGCCGGAACAACCCGAACACGCCGGAACGGACCTTCGAACTGACGGCGGCGCTCGCGGAGCACCACGCCGAGTGGCTCGACCGCCACGGTGCGCTGTACTACTCCAGGGAGACCTTCGACGACTTCTTCTACGGCAAGGGATCTACCTTCCCGGACGTGAACGGCGCCATCGGCATTCTCTTCGAGCAGGCCTCGTCCCGGGCGCTGGAGCGGATGACAAACGACGGGGTCCTGACTTACCCCTTCACGATCCGCAACCAGGTCGCCACCTCGATGTCGACCCTGGCCGGCAGCCTGGCGCTGCGGACGGAGTTGCTCACGCACCAACGCGACTTTTACGCCTCGGCGCCCGAGGCCGCGCGGCGCAATCCCGTCAAGGCCTATGTCCTCGATCTCGGCGGAACGAGGACACGTACGCAGGCCCTCCTGCAGATGCTGCTGCGCCACCGCATCCGGGTCTACGAACTCGCACGGACCGTGCAGGCCGATCGAACCTTGCCGGCCGGGCGGATCGGGGGTTCCGGCGAACGTACCTTCCGCGCCGGCGAGGCGGTCATCATCCCCATGGACCAGCCGCAGACGCGGTTGATCAAGGCCTCGATGGAGCAGGTCACGACCTTCAAGGACTCCCTCTTCTACGACGTCTCGGCCTGGACCCTGCCTCTGGCCATGGGGGTACCGAGCGGTGAACTGCGCAGTTACTCCGACGACCTGGCCGGCGCAGAGATCACCGAAGCCGCCTTCGACGGCGGCGAGCTGATCGGCGGCCACGGGGCCTATGCCTACCTGATGGAATGGGACCGCTACTTCGCGCCGCGCGCGCTCTACCGGATCCTGGACGTGGGCCTCCGGCCCCGGCTGGCCAGGCAACCTTTTTCGGTGGCCGTAGGCGGACCGGACGGTTCCGGCAGCGCGGGTGGCCAGGGCGGCCCAGCCGGGCCGGGCAGCACAGGCGGCCCGACCACCATGGAAAGAACCTTCGACCGGGGCACGATCATCATTCCCGTCGCCCAGCGCGATGCCGCGTCCACCGTGACCGCCGCGCAGGTGCGGGCGCTGATCGACCGGGTCGTGTCGGAAGACCACGTCGTCGTCCACGGCACGGATACGGGCCTGACGCCCACGGGCGGCGACCTGGGCGGCCCCACCTCCCCGGTACTGGTCAAACCGGAGATCGCGCTGCTCTCGGGCCCCGGCACCCGGGCCTACGAGGTCGGCGAGACCTGGCACCTGCTGAACGAGCGGTTCGGCATTCCCGTCTCCCTGGTCGACGTCGACGGGTTCTTCGACCTGGACCTGGACCGTTACACGACCCTGGTCATGGTCACGGGCAGCTACGACCTGGATACGGAAGACGTGAACCGTCTGATGAGTTGGGTGCGGGAGGGCGGCATCCTCATCGCCTGGAAAAGCGCGGCCCGGTGGCTCATCGGCAAGGAACTGATCGACGAGGACCTTAGATCCGCCCGGCCCGATACCGTCGATATCCCCTATGAGCTGGTATCGTCCACGCGGGGGGCGCAGCGTATCGGCGGCGCCATATTCGCAGCCGCGCTCGACACCACCCACCCGCTGGCCTTCGGTTACGGCGACCAGGTACCGCTCTTCCGCAACCACGAGATCTTCTTCGAACCTTCCGCCACGGCCGGGGCTACGGTTGCCCGGTACGCGTCTTCGCCGTTGCTGTCCGGCTACATCTCGCCGAAGCGGCACGGAGAGCTGACGGATTCCGCCGCATTGATCGCCCGGAGGCAGGGTGCCGGCGCCGTCGTGCTCTTCGCCGACAACCCCAATTTCCGGGCATTCTGGTATGGCACGAACGGCCTGTTCCTGAACGCCGTATTCTTTGGGGGCGCGTTCTAGGCGCAACCCAGGAGCGTGGCCGGAGTGAACCGCGCATCCGTTACAGAAAGCCAATCCCATGCCCGTGAAAATCACCGACGTGAAGACCATCCTGACCCAGCCCGCGGGGTCGCGCCTGATCGTCGTGAAGATCCTGACGTCGGAACCCGGCCTCCACGGCCTGGGTTGCGCCACCTTCACCCAGCGGTTCCAGGCCGTCCATTCTGCCATCGAACACCACCTCCGTCCCTTCCTCGTGGGAAAGGACGTGGACGATATCGAAGACCTGTGGCAGACCGCCATGGTGAACGGCTACTGGCGCAACGGACCGGTCCTGAACAACGCGATCTCCGGCATGGACCAGGCCCTGTGGGACATCAAGGGCAAGCGGGCGGGCATGCCCGTGTACCAGATTCTCGGCGGCAAATGCCGGGAGGCGGCGGACACCTACGTCCACGCCGACGGGAGGTCACCGGAAGAGGTGGCGGAAAACGTACTGAAGTACATGGAGCAGGACTATCGGCACGTCCGCTGCCAGACCGGCGGATACGGAGGCCGAAAGCCGCGGGTCACCCCGCCCGAAGGCGCGAAACCCGGGGACTATTTCGATCCGCGGAGCTACATGCGCCGCACGGTGAAGATGTTCGAGCACCTGCGCGCGGCCGTGGGCGACGAGGTGGAACTGCTCCACGACGTGCACGAGCGGCTCACGCCCGCCGACGCCATCGTCTTCGCGAAGCAGCTCGAACCCTACAACCTCTTCTTCCTCGAAGACCCCCTGGCGCCCGAGGACAACGCGTGGTTCCGCCGCATGAGGCAGACCTCGACGACGCCCATCGCCATGGGGGAACTCTTCAACAATCCCGCGGAATGGCTGCCCCTGATCGAGGGACGGCTCATCGACTTCCTGCGCATGCACATCAGCCAGATGGGCGGCATCACGCCGGCCCGGAACGTCGCGGCCATGGCCGCCATGTACGGCATCCGCACGGCCTGGCACGGTCCGGGCGACGTCTCCCCGGTGGGCCACGCCGCCAACCTGCACCTCGACCTGTGGGCTCCGAATTTCGGCGTCCAGGAGTGGTGCCGCTTCAGCGACCTGGTCTACGAGATCTTCCCCGGCACCCCCGAAGTGCGCGGCGGCTACATGTATCCCAACGACCGACCGGGACTGGGCGTCGAAGTGAACGAGGAACTGGCGGTCCGGTATCCCTGCCAGGACGAAATCATCAACTGGACCCAGGCCCGGACGCCCGACGGAGGGCCCGCCCGGCCGTGACCTTCATCTCCGGCTACTCATTGTCCGAAGACTACGCCGGCCACCTCCAGCGGATCGGCGCCTTCGCCATCGACCTGGCCATCCTCACCGCCACGGGCGCCGTGATGGCGCTGGCCGCCGAATTCCTGGATGCCGGCTCGGACCCGGTCACCGTCCCGTTGCTGAGCGCGTTCCAGCTGCTCATGCCCTGGTTCTACTACGCGGCCATGGAGAGTTCGGCCAAAGGCGCCACGATCGGCAAGATGATCCTGGGAATCCGGGTGGCCGACGCCGAGGGGCATACGCCCACTTTTGGCCGCGCCGCGCTGAGGGCCATTCCCAAGTGCCTGCCCGTCCTCTGGCCGGGCTACCTCGCCGCGGTCTTCACCCAGCGCCGGCAGGCCTTTCATGACCTGATCGCGCGGACGCTGGTACTCAAATCCGATACCTAGCGGGAAAGAAACGTAAGTCAAGACGCCTTCTGCTGCGTAGTCAGCACCCCTTCCAGCCGGCCTATACGGGTGTCTATCCTGTCCTCCAAGGCGGCAAAACGTCTGTCCATCATGTTCTCGAGATAGTTGAAGCGCCTGTCCATCTTGTTTTCGAGATAGTCAAGACGCCTATCCATCTTGTCTTCCAGTGCGACCATGCGCGCTTCCAACGTCCCTAAACGCTTATCCATCTTGTCCTCCATGCATTACATGCGCTAATACAGTCTCTCCCTGACCAGTTTCTATTTGGACACTTCCTGTTTGCTATTATCGATTTTGGTCTCTACGCGTGAAACAACCTCAATCAAGTCTCTCAGTTTCTCTTCTACCGAAAGCATCCTGTTATTCAGGTCGCCATATGAGAAGAGCATTACCGTAACGGTGATGGCCGTCATCATTACATGCATTCCGGCGATTGTAACAACCGGAGTCCATGACCAATCTCTCTTGCTGTGTTCGCTCATTATTCAGACCTCATTCGTTTACCGATACGCGCAGGTAACCTTCGACGCGGCCAAGGCGCGTGTTCATGTCGTGCATCTCGGAACGTATCGAGGTGAGTTCCGTCCTCAATCCGGTCAATTCGGTCCGAATTTCATCCCGAAATTCCTTGTTGGATTGATTGATGAAAGTGACGACGGCGATTACGAGGATGCCTATGGCCGATACGATCTGCGCGCCAAAAGCCCAGTTTTCGCGGGACATTCCGGTCATCTTACAACCTCCTGGTGAGTGTGACGATGTGTGTATAGTCGGACCTATATGATTCAATAGTCAGAGATCTGCCTTCAGATCTCGTAGTTTTACCGTTTCTATTCGTTTACCGACACGCGCAGGATACCTTCGACACGGCCGAGGCGTGTATTCATATCGTGGATTTCGGAACGTATGGAGGCGAATTCGGATTGCATTTCCGTCCGCAATCCGGTCAACTCGGCCCGAATCTCATCCCGGAATTCCTTGTTGGATGAATTGATGAAAGTGACGACGGCGATTACGAGGATGCCTATTGCCGATACGATCTGTACTCCAAAGGACCAGTTTTCGCGGGACATTCCGGTCATCTTCCGACCTCCTGGTGAGTGTGACAAAGCATGAAAAACCGACCTCTAAAGCGTATCAGTCGGAGATCACCAGGCGATACTCGGAGTTTTTCTTGGAAAAAGTAAGAAGACAGGCTGGTAAAGACGCGACTACTCAGTCCCGCAGGGCGAGACTTTCTCCGCTGAGCGTCACGCCGATCGGCTCGATGACCACTTGGCGGGGGCCATCCTCAACGACGCCGGCAACCCATGCGCGGATGCCTTGCGCTTCGGCGCAGGCCACCGCCGCGCCCCCGTCTTCCGGGCGGACGAAGAGGGCGAAGCCGGTGCCCATGTTGAGACTGCCGTAGGCCTCACCAGACGTCTGGCGGGTCTCATCCACCATGAACTGCAGGACCTCTGGGACGGGGGGCACTTCGGTAATGCGGTAGGTGAACCGGCCGGGGTGGCGCATGATCTTCCGCCAGCCGTGGCCGGTGATGTTGGCTATGTAGCGCAGGCCGATGCCGGCCTCGAAGGCCGCTTCGGTAACGGGAGGATAGAGCACGGTAGGATCGAGCAGGGCCTCGCCGTACGTCCGGCCGCCGGGCATGACCGTGG harbors:
- a CDS encoding RDD family protein, encoding MPLQRPGLRDLPRHPRSARRLHVSQRPTGTGRRSERGTGGPVSLPGRNHQLDPGPDARRRARPAVTFISGYSLSEDYAGHLQRIGAFAIDLAILTATGAVMALAAEFLDAGSDPVTVPLLSAFQLLMPWFYYAAMESSAKGATIGKMILGIRVADAEGHTPTFGRAALRAIPKCLPVLWPGYLAAVFTQRRQAFHDLIARTLVLKSDT